The genomic stretch ATTCCTGACTTGCTAATAGAATTAGACCGCCGTGGTATGCTAATAGAGCGGGAGAATTCAGTGACATCTGGTGGTTTGACTGGACATCAATTCTACCGGGAGTTATACCGATTCCTAGGGCGTCTGAAAAGACGATTTCCCGAGTCTCCCTACACCGTAAAGATGGTAGACGGGACGATTACCAGAGAGCAGTTGATTGGCTATAGTTTGGAATCCTACCACGTTACTCATCTGTGTCCGAGTTTGCTGGCTCCGTCTTTAGCCAATTATGAATCACCTAAGACTCGCCAAATCCTCCGGGAATTCTTTGGGTCTGAGTTGCACCATGACCGTTTGATCGAGAAATCCTTGAAGAGTGTGGGAATTTCTAATCAGCAACTGCAACGGATGCAGCCATTACCGATGACCTTTGCGGTTTGTTCAAGTCTGGCAGTTTTTGCGCTTTCGCATCCACTCAGCTTCAAGGCAGCATTATTACTGTTTGAAGAAGACAGCGAGGAGTTCCACCAGTTATTCAAACAGCGGTGTCAAGATTTGGATTTGCCTTGTGAGTTTTATCAACCAATCTTGCTCCATGCCAAAATTAATGAGGATGGAGCACATGACCAGATTACCGAGGTTTTGTTAGCAGACGTAGCTTATGTTTCACCAGAAGACCAATTAGTGGTGAAGAAGAACATGACTGCCCTAATGGAATCTATGGTGCTACGGACTCACGAGATTTTGGATTATTATGGTAATCCACAGAACCGAATTCCTCGCTGTTTTGATACCATAGGGTGCTAAGCATTCAGCGGTCAGCGGTCAGCGGTCAGCGGTCAGCGGTCAGCGGTCAGCGGTCAGCGGTCAGCGGTCAGCGGTCAGCGGTCAGTGTTCAGTGGTCAGCGGTCAGTGTTCAGTGGTCAGCTAAAGGCTGATAACTGATACGCGACACGCTGATAACTGATACGCGACACGCTGATAACTGATTGCTGATTGCTGATTGCTAGTTTTATTAGTACTCAAAAGGTCCTAACGGCTCATCATCTTCTTCAGACAGGTCGATGGGTTTGTAATCCACATAATCGCTTTGGTCTGAGTAGTTAGAGGATGTTTCCTCGCTTGGGGTGGTACGACGCTTTCTTTCCCTTGAGGCTATCTGTGAGTCATAGTTTTCTGAGTCATAGTTTCCTGAGTCATAGTTTTCTGTAGATTCACGACGAGAACGGCTACGGCGAACGGGTCTGTCTTCCCTATCCCTGTCTAGATCTCTGTCTAGATCTCTGTCTAGATCTCTGTCTAGATCCCGATCTAAGTTAGCCTCCCAAGTGTCTACGGATCGTTCTACAGGTCGTTCCACAGATTGTTCCGAAGGACGAGAACGTCTACTACGAGATGGTCTGTCTTCCCAATCACTATCTAACTTAGCCTGCCAGGTCTCTCTAGGTCGTTCTGAAAATTGACCATTAGAACGAGGGCGGCGTTTACGCGATCGCTCTTCTAGCCTAGATTCCTCTAAACTCCCTCGACTCCTTGAACGGCGGGTTTCTGATTCATAACGGTCTGTGCGCCTTTCCCTGGAATCTGCTGTGGGCCGCAAGCGAGGGTTGGAGTATCGCTGCTCTACCGGCTCTAATTCATCGTATTCATCATAAACATTAGCTTCTTGTGGTTCTTCGCGGTAATAGTTACGGCTAACTGGTCGCTGGCGGTCTTCAAACCCAGCATCTTCCCGGGCTTTTTTGGTGGCAACGCCCCGTAACCGCAGACTTTCCACACCAAAAAATATTGCTGTACCGCTCAACAACAGCTGGCTCAACTGCAAAATCGGATCGAGTCGCCATCCCTGAGTCACCAGAATAAAGCCACAAACTACCCCGACCACAGTGAAAAAGATATCATGGTCTCTGGCTAGTTCTGGACGAACCGAGCGCAGGAAATAGAGTCCTGCTCCGGCAAGCATCAAGAATATGCCCAAAAGGCTAGCTGAATTAAACCCAAAATTTACCATTGCTGCTCTCCTATGGTCAGTCAGTCTTATGGTAGCGAGTGATTGCTATTAAACTCTACTGTAACTGGAGAACAACAATTTTACTCCTAGATCAGGAGAGATTCTTAATATAAAAACTGAGCGGGTTGTGAACCCACTCAATTTCCTGCTATCGAAGCTTCGCCTTATTTCGTTTAAGGCATAGATAGTAGAGATTTCGTTATTATCTTTTGATCTTATCGCTCTGGCTAAAGACGATTAGTGCCGCTGTGGCAGGAATAACCACAATGATAGTACCCCAAAGTAAACTCCACATAAAGTTGGCTAA from Moorena sp. SIOASIH encodes the following:
- a CDS encoding iron-containing redox enzyme family protein; amino-acid sequence: MTLTKILLKQPLFKNQVCLKFSDTRVEIRYQDQGCSITVEPENQEETYKLFQLLQFGGMSPEELGHECPGIREQIPDLLIELDRRGMLIERENSVTSGGLTGHQFYRELYRFLGRLKRRFPESPYTVKMVDGTITREQLIGYSLESYHVTHLCPSLLAPSLANYESPKTRQILREFFGSELHHDRLIEKSLKSVGISNQQLQRMQPLPMTFAVCSSLAVFALSHPLSFKAALLLFEEDSEEFHQLFKQRCQDLDLPCEFYQPILLHAKINEDGAHDQITEVLLADVAYVSPEDQLVVKKNMTALMESMVLRTHEILDYYGNPQNRIPRCFDTIGC
- a CDS encoding Ycf66 family protein yields the protein MVNFGFNSASLLGIFLMLAGAGLYFLRSVRPELARDHDIFFTVVGVVCGFILVTQGWRLDPILQLSQLLLSGTAIFFGVESLRLRGVATKKAREDAGFEDRQRPVSRNYYREEPQEANVYDEYDELEPVEQRYSNPRLRPTADSRERRTDRYESETRRSRSRGSLEESRLEERSRKRRPRSNGQFSERPRETWQAKLDSDWEDRPSRSRRSRPSEQSVERPVERSVDTWEANLDRDLDRDLDRDLDRDLDRDREDRPVRRSRSRRESTENYDSGNYDSENYDSQIASRERKRRTTPSEETSSNYSDQSDYVDYKPIDLSEEDDEPLGPFEY
- a CDS encoding photosystem II reaction center X protein, which codes for MTPSLANFMWSLLWGTIIVVIPATAALIVFSQSDKIKR